A DNA window from Chryseobacterium scophthalmum contains the following coding sequences:
- a CDS encoding superoxide dismutase family protein, with product MKLQTLTLLASCALFATSCSSSKTYNVLAKSGTETGGTAKFTQNGNEVVMDLEVTNLTPGIHAVHIHEKGDCSAPDATSAGGHWNPGNHDHGKWGSEHFHMGDIGNLEAGTDGKAKLTFKTDKWCLDCVDESKNIIGKGIIIHADKDDFMTQPTGNAGGRVGCIEIK from the coding sequence ATGAAACTACAAACATTAACATTATTAGCCAGTTGCGCTTTATTTGCAACATCATGCAGTTCTAGTAAAACCTACAACGTTCTGGCAAAAAGCGGAACCGAAACTGGCGGAACGGCAAAATTTACTCAAAACGGAAATGAAGTGGTAATGGATTTGGAAGTGACAAATCTTACACCGGGAATTCATGCAGTCCATATTCATGAAAAAGGTGACTGCTCTGCTCCGGATGCAACTTCTGCAGGCGGACACTGGAATCCCGGGAATCATGACCACGGAAAATGGGGATCTGAGCATTTCCACATGGGAGATATCGGAAATCTGGAAGCCGGCACTGACGGAAAAGCAAAACTGACTTTTAAAACTGATAAATGGTGTTTAGACTGTGTTGACGAGTCTAAAAACATTATCGGTAAAGGAATCATCATTCATGCTGATAAAGACGATTTTATGACGCAGCCAACAGGAAATGCAGGCGGAAGAGTGGGTTGTATAGAAATTAAATAA
- a CDS encoding AraC family transcriptional regulator, with protein sequence MVKIIQYIDNNLDTELSLEIVSEIGTYSPFHFHRIFKLIMGETLQSYIFRKRIEKSAFYLSLRKSLSIKDIYLNVGFSSHSDFNKAFKKYYGRSPSEFRKITPEKFHTISQIHRKNGQVDTVFDQYISNIENLLNWSTMNLKIKVTDLPEMNLASVMSLGIANVESSFNVLIDWAEEKQLFPLEDLKMISVYHDSFKVTSPDKVRIHACMLLNKSLEKQDGEVFPETLEAGKFIVGSGELTLAEFEQSWVSLFLWMKENGYTTRKAFPFEIYHSNFKEHPEGKMLVDFCIPIN encoded by the coding sequence ATGGTAAAAATCATTCAGTACATAGATAACAATCTTGATACCGAACTTAGTTTAGAGATTGTTTCAGAAATAGGAACGTACTCTCCATTTCATTTTCATAGAATTTTCAAGCTAATTATGGGAGAAACATTACAGAGTTATATTTTTAGAAAAAGGATAGAAAAAAGTGCGTTTTATCTTTCATTAAGAAAGAGTTTATCAATAAAAGATATTTATTTGAATGTTGGATTTTCCAGTCATTCAGATTTCAACAAGGCTTTTAAAAAATATTACGGAAGATCTCCTTCAGAATTTAGAAAGATCACTCCCGAAAAATTTCATACGATCTCTCAGATACATCGCAAGAACGGACAAGTAGATACGGTTTTCGACCAATACATTAGCAATATAGAAAACCTATTAAACTGGTCAACAATGAATTTAAAAATTAAAGTAACCGATTTGCCGGAAATGAATTTGGCGTCTGTAATGAGCCTTGGTATCGCAAATGTAGAATCGTCTTTCAACGTTCTTATAGATTGGGCAGAGGAAAAGCAATTGTTCCCCCTGGAAGATCTTAAAATGATCTCTGTATATCATGATAGTTTTAAAGTTACTTCGCCAGATAAAGTGAGAATTCATGCTTGTATGCTCTTAAATAAATCATTAGAAAAACAGGATGGCGAAGTATTTCCTGAAACGCTGGAAGCCGGAAAATTTATCGTTGGAAGCGGTGAACTAACGCTTGCCGAGTTTGAGCAATCTTGGGTGTCGTTATTTTTATGGATGAAAGAAAACGGCTATACAACCCGAAAAGCATTTCCTTTTGAAATTTATCATTCAAATTTTAAAGAACATCCTGAAGGTAAAATGTTGGTAGATTTTTGTATTCCAATAAATTGA
- a CDS encoding TonB-dependent receptor has translation MKTKLLFLISFFLFALSFSQTKITGKVTFKNKGISQINVTLKDTYDGATTDPDGNFSFETSEKGNHILTFVHPKYNEIQKPILIEDKDVSVNAELKEQINEIDAVVISAGSIEASDRKRATALLTPIDIYTTAGADGQISSALTYLPGVQKVGETEGLFVRGGTGTETKIFMDGSLINNYFSSSVPGIAGRDRFNTSLFKGNIFSSGGYSALYGQALSGALMLESVDLPDQSSYDFGVSPIFLSGSFQKLGENKNHSYGASLGYSNLGLMQEVFNFNTDFIDAPRGFNGDANFRIKTKTGGFLKYYGMFDTNKMGVKTESLEPGYDFALVRLKGENTYHNLSFKQKFGKYLFNTSASYSYNQSDLNFSTETNQTESEKTELLNDGNYINFKAVIDRKINKISALRGGFELNYANEKLNFGEVNKNYRDLISSGFLETDLGFSNNLSAKIGVRAENSSYLNKNNLAPRFALAYRLAKDWTTSFAYGLFFQNPESKYINSSASLGFQKSQHYIFQVQRSTEGRSLRFEAFYKKYDELIKTQNIVPDSNQNQQVQTAFNNNGNGFAKGLEVFWRDKKTFENIDYWISYSFLDSKRDFLNYPVSLKPNFAAEHTLSVVAKRFIPEWKTGVNLSYTYAKGRPYYDIVTQNDVNVIRNEGRLKDYNALNLSFNYLPNIGKKDSKAFTIFVLSISNVLGNKNVYGYNFSQNGNQSSAVVPPVNTFVFVGMFISFGVDKTQDAINNNL, from the coding sequence ATGAAAACAAAACTATTATTTCTCATCTCTTTTTTCTTATTTGCTCTGAGTTTTTCTCAGACAAAAATTACAGGAAAGGTGACTTTTAAAAATAAAGGAATAAGCCAGATCAATGTGACTTTAAAAGATACTTACGACGGTGCAACAACAGATCCCGACGGGAATTTCTCTTTCGAAACTTCTGAAAAAGGTAATCATATCCTGACTTTTGTTCATCCGAAATACAATGAAATTCAGAAACCGATTTTAATTGAAGATAAAGATGTTTCCGTAAATGCCGAATTAAAAGAACAGATCAACGAAATAGATGCGGTCGTGATTTCTGCAGGTTCTATCGAAGCGAGCGACAGAAAAAGAGCAACTGCTTTATTGACGCCAATTGATATTTACACAACAGCAGGAGCCGATGGACAAATTTCTTCCGCTTTAACTTATCTTCCCGGGGTTCAGAAAGTAGGGGAAACCGAAGGTTTATTCGTTCGTGGAGGAACAGGAACTGAAACCAAAATTTTTATGGATGGAAGTTTGATCAACAATTATTTTTCCAGTTCGGTTCCCGGAATTGCTGGAAGAGACCGTTTTAACACGTCTCTTTTCAAAGGAAATATTTTTTCGAGCGGTGGATATTCTGCTTTGTACGGACAGGCTCTTTCCGGAGCTTTGATGCTCGAAAGTGTAGATCTTCCAGACCAGAGTTCTTATGATTTTGGGGTTTCTCCCATATTTTTAAGTGGAAGTTTCCAGAAATTAGGTGAAAATAAAAATCATTCTTATGGAGCAAGTTTAGGATATTCAAATTTAGGTTTGATGCAGGAAGTTTTTAATTTTAATACTGATTTTATTGATGCTCCAAGAGGTTTTAATGGCGATGCAAATTTTAGGATCAAAACAAAAACCGGAGGATTTTTAAAATACTACGGAATGTTTGACACTAATAAAATGGGCGTAAAAACCGAAAGTTTAGAACCGGGATATGATTTTGCCTTGGTAAGATTAAAAGGTGAAAATACTTACCATAACTTGTCTTTCAAGCAAAAATTCGGGAAGTATCTTTTCAATACAAGTGCTTCGTATTCTTACAATCAGTCAGATTTAAACTTTTCTACGGAAACCAATCAAACTGAATCGGAGAAAACAGAATTATTAAATGATGGAAATTATATCAATTTTAAAGCAGTTATCGACAGAAAAATCAATAAAATAAGTGCTTTACGAGGAGGATTTGAATTGAATTATGCCAATGAAAAATTAAATTTCGGAGAGGTTAATAAGAATTATCGTGATTTGATTTCTTCAGGTTTTTTGGAAACAGATTTAGGTTTCAGCAACAATTTATCAGCAAAAATTGGAGTAAGAGCCGAAAACTCTTCTTATCTGAATAAAAATAATTTGGCACCGCGTTTTGCTTTGGCTTATCGTTTAGCAAAAGACTGGACAACCTCTTTCGCTTACGGATTGTTTTTCCAAAATCCTGAAAGTAAATATATTAACTCATCTGCAAGTTTAGGTTTTCAAAAGTCACAGCATTACATTTTTCAGGTTCAAAGGTCAACAGAAGGAAGAAGCTTGAGATTTGAAGCTTTTTATAAAAAATATGATGAATTGATTAAAACTCAGAATATTGTTCCAGATTCTAATCAAAATCAGCAAGTGCAAACCGCTTTTAATAATAACGGAAATGGTTTCGCAAAAGGGCTTGAAGTATTTTGGAGAGACAAAAAAACGTTTGAAAATATCGATTATTGGATCAGTTATTCTTTTTTGGATTCTAAAAGAGATTTCCTGAATTATCCAGTAAGTTTAAAGCCCAATTTTGCTGCTGAACATACGCTTTCCGTTGTTGCCAAAAGATTTATCCCCGAATGGAAGACCGGAGTCAATCTTTCTTACACTTATGCAAAAGGACGACCTTATTACGACATCGTGACACAAAATGATGTAAATGTTATAAGAAATGAAGGAAGACTGAAAGATTACAACGCGCTGAATTTAAGCTTCAATTATCTGCCGAATATTGGTAAAAAAGACTCAAAAGCATTTACTATTTTCGTTCTAAGTATTTCAAATGTTTTAGGAAATAAAAACGTGTACGGATACAATTTTTCTCAAAACGGAAACCAAAGTTCCGCAGTCGTTCCGCCCGTCAATACATTTGTTTTTGTAGGAATGTTTATCAGTTTTGGGGTAGATAAAACGCAGGATGCGATCAATAATAACCTTTAA
- a CDS encoding 2TM domain-containing protein, producing MKRKDFIILFWVSLATTLVFFFLSTEEKNLENFSLTLFISAMYSFVIGIGNDLINSFLNKKVPWSEATTKRAILSIVSILIANFILVYFCNYINFVVIQKVATTEAFFSGKYNFINWFMVNVALLISAFLHAKSFMEELKRSSKKEVVEQKLIAKSANAQFESLKNQLDPHFLFNSLNVLSSLIDENPSQAQKFTASMSKIYRYVLEQKDKELVTIEDEIEFAKTYCGLLKTRFEDSVNFIFDVKEDDLRRFVVPLSLQLLLENCIKHNLATSSKPLLIRIFTEGDTLCIENNLQIREQIKESAGIGLANIVQRYSLLTKKNVFIEKSEDYFKVKLPILSEKPNTASIDTKNQDKAYERAKKRVKEIKGFYGNLISYCTVIPFLIFVNLYTQNHYYWFWWPLLGWGVGVASHAFQVFGIGTSWQEKKIQEIMDKQKK from the coding sequence ATGAAACGTAAGGATTTTATCATTTTATTTTGGGTGTCTTTGGCAACTACTCTGGTTTTCTTTTTCCTTTCTACGGAAGAAAAAAATCTTGAGAATTTCTCGCTTACTTTATTTATTTCAGCGATGTATTCTTTTGTAATAGGAATCGGAAATGACTTGATTAATAGTTTTCTCAACAAAAAAGTTCCTTGGTCTGAAGCAACAACCAAAAGAGCGATTTTAAGCATTGTTTCAATTCTTATTGCCAATTTTATTTTGGTGTATTTCTGCAACTATATCAACTTTGTGGTCATTCAAAAAGTAGCTACAACAGAAGCATTTTTCTCAGGAAAATACAATTTTATCAATTGGTTTATGGTGAATGTTGCTTTGCTGATTTCTGCTTTTCTACACGCTAAAAGTTTTATGGAGGAGCTTAAAAGATCTTCCAAAAAAGAAGTGGTTGAGCAGAAATTAATCGCAAAATCTGCCAATGCACAATTTGAAAGTTTAAAAAATCAGCTTGACCCACATTTTTTATTTAATTCATTAAATGTTTTAAGCTCGTTGATCGATGAAAACCCGAGTCAGGCTCAGAAGTTTACTGCCTCAATGTCAAAGATCTACAGATACGTTTTGGAGCAGAAAGATAAAGAATTAGTGACTATTGAAGACGAAATAGAATTTGCAAAAACCTATTGTGGCTTACTGAAAACAAGATTTGAAGACAGTGTTAATTTTATTTTTGATGTAAAAGAAGACGATTTACGACGATTTGTAGTTCCTCTTTCTCTCCAATTGCTTTTGGAAAATTGTATTAAACATAATTTGGCAACATCTTCAAAGCCTTTGCTGATCAGAATTTTTACGGAAGGCGACACTTTATGTATAGAAAATAACTTACAGATTCGGGAACAGATCAAAGAAAGTGCAGGAATAGGTTTGGCAAACATTGTACAACGCTATTCTTTACTGACGAAAAAGAATGTTTTTATAGAAAAATCTGAAGATTATTTTAAAGTAAAACTTCCGATATTATCTGAAAAACCAAACACGGCAAGTATCGATACAAAAAATCAGGATAAAGCTTACGAAAGAGCCAAGAAAAGAGTAAAAGAGATCAAAGGTTTTTATGGTAATCTTATTTCTTACTGCACGGTTATTCCTTTCCTGATCTTTGTGAATCTGTATACTCAAAATCATTACTATTGGTTTTGGTGGCCGCTTTTAGGATGGGGTGTTGGTGTGGCTTCTCACGCATTTCAGGTATTTGGGATCGGGACATCTTGGCAGGAAAAAAAGATCCAGGAAATTATGGATAAACAGAAAAAATAG
- a CDS encoding 2TM domain-containing protein, protein MEKFDENDINYQQAKRQVERLRGFYGHLFSYVAVNLLIVYYNYINLKPNENYFQFKNFITAAFWGVGLLAHALFVFLPRFNFAKKWEEKKIKELMDKNK, encoded by the coding sequence ATGGAAAAATTTGACGAAAATGATATCAATTATCAGCAGGCGAAAAGACAGGTAGAAAGATTGAGAGGTTTCTACGGACACTTATTTTCATACGTTGCTGTAAATCTTTTGATTGTTTATTATAATTACATCAATTTAAAACCAAATGAGAACTATTTTCAGTTTAAAAATTTCATTACGGCTGCATTTTGGGGAGTAGGTCTTTTGGCTCATGCATTATTTGTTTTTCTGCCCCGATTTAATTTTGCAAAAAAATGGGAAGAGAAGAAAATCAAAGAATTGATGGATAAAAATAAATAA
- a CDS encoding methyltransferase family protein, translating to MNALYLLFYISIAAWFLSEIYYKQKFKSESKDQKKDKSTLNILWVVIIPSVFAAVTVSKLTSFHIRNQYWILYLGEFLIVIGIVFRWIIIKSLGRFFAVDVSIRENHQIKKEGSYRLVRHPSYSFALLTFLGLGLFLNNWLSLFIALVPVFLAFSYRIKVEEQVLIQQFGNEYLEYKRKTKKLIPFIY from the coding sequence ATGAATGCACTTTATCTGCTTTTTTACATTTCTATTGCTGCATGGTTTTTGAGCGAAATTTATTACAAGCAAAAATTTAAATCTGAATCGAAAGACCAAAAGAAAGATAAATCTACACTCAATATTTTGTGGGTGGTGATCATTCCGTCTGTTTTTGCGGCGGTAACGGTTTCTAAACTGACTTCTTTTCATATCAGAAACCAATATTGGATTTTATATTTAGGTGAATTTTTAATTGTGATTGGGATTGTTTTTCGTTGGATAATCATTAAATCTCTCGGAAGATTTTTCGCGGTAGATGTTTCGATTAGAGAAAATCATCAGATCAAAAAAGAAGGATCTTACAGATTGGTAAGGCATCCTTCTTATTCGTTTGCGCTTCTTACGTTCTTGGGTTTAGGATTATTTCTAAATAACTGGCTCTCTCTGTTTATTGCTCTTGTGCCTGTATTTTTAGCATTTTCGTATCGAATTAAAGTTGAAGAACAGGTTTTGATACAACAATTTGGAAACGAATATTTGGAATATAAGCGGAAAACAAAAAAGCTGATTCCGTTTATTTATTAA
- a CDS encoding 2TM domain-containing protein: MENLSLNKENLAYRKAARRVKDLKGFYGNLTSYCLVIPFLLILNLMTAPNHLWFYWPMLGWGLGLALHAVSTFGIGKNWEEKKIKELMEEEQQRSMRK; the protein is encoded by the coding sequence ATGGAAAATTTATCATTAAACAAAGAAAATTTAGCGTACAGAAAAGCAGCAAGACGAGTAAAAGATTTAAAAGGGTTTTACGGTAACCTTACTTCTTATTGCTTGGTTATTCCTTTTTTATTGATTTTAAATCTTATGACGGCACCGAATCATCTATGGTTTTATTGGCCAATGTTAGGTTGGGGATTGGGTCTTGCTTTACACGCTGTAAGTACTTTTGGAATCGGGAAAAACTGGGAAGAGAAAAAAATAAAAGAATTGATGGAGGAGGAGCAACAAAGAAGCATGCGTAAATAA
- a CDS encoding 2TM domain-containing protein, whose translation MENNLQKQQYKSAKSRMKEIKTFYIMLTGCFLLTPYLIFINLKVNPELHWFWFPLFGFGISILGYAFYLFTGKNWEEKKIKQLMERERGNSKSL comes from the coding sequence ATGGAAAATAATCTTCAAAAGCAGCAATATAAGTCAGCCAAAAGCAGAATGAAAGAAATAAAAACATTCTACATTATGCTCACCGGATGTTTTTTGCTCACGCCTTATTTGATTTTTATCAACCTGAAAGTAAATCCTGAATTGCATTGGTTTTGGTTTCCGTTATTCGGTTTTGGAATAAGCATTCTGGGTTACGCATTTTATCTTTTTACGGGTAAAAACTGGGAAGAGAAGAAAATAAAACAATTGATGGAGCGTGAGAGAGGAAATTCAAAATCACTTTAA
- a CDS encoding 2TM domain-containing protein has product MDYNSAQQKVKRLRSFYKNCMWFTIVAGFILIKNFIKYSGTDHNFQGWFILTIWAIILGVKAVNLFIFDSEWENQILEEELKKSKKPINF; this is encoded by the coding sequence ATGGATTATAATAGCGCACAGCAAAAAGTAAAAAGGCTGAGGTCATTCTATAAAAACTGCATGTGGTTTACGATCGTTGCCGGATTTATTCTGATCAAAAATTTTATTAAATATTCTGGAACAGACCACAATTTTCAAGGATGGTTTATTCTTACGATTTGGGCAATAATTTTAGGAGTGAAAGCTGTAAATCTTTTTATATTTGATTCTGAATGGGAAAATCAGATCCTGGAAGAAGAACTTAAGAAGTCGAAAAAACCAATTAATTTTTAA
- a CDS encoding LytR/AlgR family response regulator transcription factor: MIKTVIIEDEKPAARKLERMLSLFPDLQLVANLESVEEAVSWFAENEHPQLIFSDIVLGDGLSFDIFEKISTKAFIIYTTAFDQYTLKAFKLNSIDYLLKPIMEEDLAGAIEKFKSFIPSDKSVNSQEIKQLIKKEKTTLSRILVKIGYNLKIVQTPEISCFFSENKIVYLQTQDRVYPSEFTLDELTDVLDDKKFFRVNRQFIINSDYIKNIHTSPNYKVELNFQPKEEITVSRERVKDFKDWLVN; this comes from the coding sequence ATGATTAAAACAGTCATCATCGAAGACGAAAAACCTGCAGCAAGAAAATTAGAAAGAATGTTGAGTCTTTTTCCTGATTTGCAATTGGTTGCCAACCTGGAATCTGTGGAAGAAGCAGTAAGCTGGTTTGCCGAAAATGAGCATCCGCAACTTATCTTTTCAGACATCGTTTTAGGAGACGGTCTTTCGTTTGATATTTTTGAAAAAATCTCTACAAAAGCTTTTATTATTTATACCACGGCTTTTGATCAATACACGTTGAAGGCTTTTAAACTCAACAGTATCGATTATCTTTTGAAACCCATTATGGAAGAAGATCTCGCCGGAGCGATTGAAAAATTCAAATCATTTATTCCTTCAGATAAATCGGTTAACTCACAAGAGATTAAGCAATTAATTAAAAAAGAAAAAACGACACTGTCGAGGATTTTGGTAAAGATCGGTTATAATCTGAAGATTGTACAGACCCCCGAGATCAGCTGTTTTTTTAGTGAAAATAAAATTGTTTATCTGCAGACTCAGGATCGGGTTTATCCTTCAGAATTTACTTTAGATGAATTAACGGATGTGCTTGATGATAAGAAGTTTTTCCGTGTCAACAGGCAGTTTATTATCAATTCAGATTATATTAAAAATATTCATACGTCGCCCAATTATAAAGTGGAACTCAATTTTCAACCAAAAGAAGAAATTACGGTGAGCCGTGAAAGGGTAAAAGATTTTAAAGACTGGTTGGTTAATTAA
- the mnmA gene encoding tRNA 2-thiouridine(34) synthase MnmA produces MKVVVGLSGGVDSSVTAYLLQQQGHEVVALFMRNWNDASVTLEDECPWIEDSNDALMVAQKLGIPFQVIDMSELYKERIVDYMFDEYQKGRTPNPDVLCNREVKFDVFMKTAMSLGADKVATGHYARVDSTFDENGKEIFHLLAGKDNNKDQSYFLCQLNQDQLSKALFPIGELTKPEVREIAKEIGLVTADKKDSQGLCFIGKVSLPQFLQQQLVPKEGEIVEIFKDSPLFAQETPSFSSKEEELEFLSQKINYKKADGKVIGKHQGAQFFTIGQSKGLGIGGHKESCFIVSRDMENNIIFVGEGHSFPGLHKKALKIDNSELHWVREDLRLKNGESMEVMARFRYRQELQKATIYQFENSFFVEFEKPQSAIAEGQFAAWYIDDELIGSGVIS; encoded by the coding sequence ATGAAAGTAGTAGTAGGTCTCTCCGGAGGCGTAGATTCGAGTGTTACAGCATACTTGCTGCAACAACAAGGGCATGAAGTGGTTGCTCTTTTTATGAGAAACTGGAATGATGCTTCGGTAACTTTAGAAGATGAATGTCCGTGGATTGAGGACAGTAATGACGCTTTAATGGTTGCTCAAAAACTGGGAATTCCGTTTCAGGTGATTGATATGAGCGAACTTTATAAAGAACGCATCGTTGATTATATGTTTGATGAATATCAGAAAGGAAGAACTCCGAATCCTGATGTTTTGTGCAACAGAGAAGTGAAATTTGATGTTTTTATGAAAACGGCAATGTCTTTAGGTGCTGACAAAGTGGCGACAGGACATTACGCAAGAGTAGATTCTACTTTTGATGAAAACGGAAAAGAAATTTTTCATTTGTTGGCGGGAAAAGACAATAATAAAGATCAGTCGTACTTTCTTTGTCAGCTGAATCAGGATCAATTGTCTAAAGCATTGTTTCCTATTGGTGAACTGACGAAGCCTGAAGTAAGAGAAATTGCGAAAGAAATTGGTTTGGTAACTGCAGATAAAAAAGATTCTCAGGGACTTTGTTTTATCGGAAAAGTAAGTCTTCCACAATTTTTACAGCAGCAATTGGTTCCGAAAGAAGGCGAAATTGTAGAAATTTTCAAAGACTCTCCCCTTTTCGCACAGGAAACGCCAAGTTTTTCATCTAAAGAGGAAGAATTAGAATTTTTAAGCCAAAAAATTAATTATAAAAAAGCTGACGGAAAAGTAATCGGAAAGCATCAAGGTGCTCAATTTTTCACGATCGGACAAAGCAAAGGATTAGGAATCGGCGGACATAAAGAAAGTTGTTTTATCGTATCGAGAGATATGGAAAACAATATTATTTTCGTGGGAGAAGGTCACAGCTTTCCGGGATTGCATAAAAAAGCGTTGAAGATTGATAATTCTGAGCTGCATTGGGTTCGCGAAGATTTAAGATTAAAAAATGGAGAATCGATGGAAGTAATGGCGAGATTCCGTTACAGACAAGAGCTTCAGAAAGCTACGATTTATCAGTTTGAAAATAGTTTTTTTGTAGAATTTGAAAAGCCTCAATCTGCGATTGCTGAAGGACAATTTGCTGCTTGGTACATTGATGATGAATTGATTGGAAGCGGAGTAATTTCATAA